Below is a window of Williamwhitmania sp. DNA.
TGCATCCAATATTGCCGAAATATATTCTTCGCCCCAATCCACGTTAATCGTTAAAGCCATGACTTTCTGATCCGTTTTGACCTGTTCTATTGGCTTTGAGACCGTAGCATTAGATACAAGGACCCATTTTCCAGTAACAATTCCAACAAACAATAGAAGGAAAATCACGACTAACGAAAGTACTCTTCGTGAGATTCTTAAATTAATGAACACCCATATCCCCCCTCCTATACATTTATGCGAAGAGGGGACCTAACAGACTGATCATTCTTCAGATAATATTGGTCTGTTTATATATAAGTTTTATTATAAGTGTGTCGGTGAAATGAGTATGCTTTGCAAATCGTTATTGGTTAAGACAATATAATTGAGTCAATTTGTTCGTAGTTTTGACGTCGTTGAATAAACGTTTTATGAGGGAGTAGAGCGAGGTAACATTCTGAATGTTGCTTACGAATGCAGCAACTCAGATAATGGCACTATTTGAATGCCTTGATTACTCATTTCCGGCAGCATCTCCCTTATAGCCCGGGCAGTATTAGGGCCTTGTGGTCCGACGTGCCCGATACCTATAGCTTTACCAGAAGTTTTAGCTTTAGCTATCAATAGTCTTATTTGTTCTTTTATAGAATTAAGATCAGCTGAATTGTCCAAGAAAACATCCCGGGTACCGGATATAACACCTGCCTTCTTT
It encodes the following:
- a CDS encoding divergent polysaccharide deacetylase family protein; the protein is MTYAVGISNHMGSKSTENPAIVEAIVETAKERNLIILDSRTSESTILAQEAKKAGVISGTRDVFLDNSADLNSIKEQIRLLIAKAKTSGKAIGIGHVGPQGPNTARAIREMLPEMSNQGIQIVPLSELLHS